The bacterium DNA segment GAGGATGTGGCTATTTTGCGACGATGTCCAAAAGAAATCGAGATAACGGTTGGGTATTAATGATTATGTCTTTAGTCAGTCCTGCCCTTCTGGCTACCCCTACTCCTAATTTCATCATCCATAATTGTTGGAAGTGATGGGCATCGGTATCAATTACAAATTTACAGCCAAATTCTTTTGCCCTTCGGCAGTTTATATCATTCAAATCCAGCCGTTCATAATAAGAATTTATCTCAAGCACAGTTTGAGTTTGGCTTGCCTTTTGTAAAATCTTCTCCAGGTCAATTTCATATCCTTCCCGAGTGCCAATTAATCTTCCGGTTGGATGAGAGATTATATCGACTAAAGGATGCTCCATTGCCCGACAGATTCTCTCGGTTACATTATGTTTGAATCCCATATGAATTGCGGCAACAACTATATCTAACTGCTCTAATATTTTATCTGGATAATCTAAAGTTCCATCGGGTTTTATATCTACTTCATTGCCGGCTAAGATTTTAATTCCGCCAATCTTTTCGTTTAATCTTCTAATTTCCTCAATCTGATGTAATAATTCATCGGCGGTCAAGCCACCGGCATATTTAACCGATTGAGAATGGTCACAGATAGCGATATATTTATATCCAAGGCTTTTCGCATAACGGGCAATATCTTCAATTGAAGAAGAACCATCAGAATAATTTGTATGAATATGAATATCTCCTTGAATATCATCAAGTTGCACTAATTGGGGTAGATTGCTTGCTTGTTCTATCTCTCCTAAATCTTCCCGTAATTCTGGAGGTATCCAGGGTAAATCCAGTGAAAGATAAACATCCTCTTCGTTTTTCCCACCAATCCTCTCCTCACCTTTAAATACACCATACTCATTTATTTTCAATCCCTTTTTCTTTGCCATTTCACGAAGTTTAATATTATGAGCCTTTGAACCAGTAAAGTATTGCAGTGCCGCACCAAAAGACTCCTCCTCAACTACACGCACATCTACCTGTATTCCATCTTCAGTAATTATTGAACCTTTAGTCTCACCAGCGGCTAAGATTTCTTTCACCTGCGGTAAATGGACGAAATAATCAATTATCTTTCGCCCATTTTTACCTGTAACTAAAATATCAATATCGCCAATCGTTTCTTTTAATCGACGCAGACTTCCCGCGGGTGAAATTTTAGAGACCTCAGGTAATTTCTGTAATTTTGTAATTAATTCCTCTACCAGAGGCAAGGCAAATCCCAGTAAGATTCTTTCTCTGCTTGCCTGAAATAATTTAATCCCTCTTTTGATGTTTTCTATCTTTTTCTCACCCATTTGAGGTAATCTGGCTAAAAAACCATTTTCAATTGTTCGTTGCAGGTCTAATAGATTTTTAACCCCTAATTCTTTAAAAACAAGGGCTAAAGTTTTTGGTCCTAATCCCTGGATACCAAGTAATTCTATCAAACTATCCGGGACATC contains these protein-coding regions:
- the polX gene encoding DNA polymerase/3'-5' exonuclease PolX, producing MADILEFKGENPFKVNAYRKAARVIEDLTDDIEILAKQGKLMEIDGVGEGIAKKIDEYIKTGMMTKYEEIKADVPDSLIELLGIQGLGPKTLALVFKELGVKNLLDLQRTIENGFLARLPQMGEKKIENIKRGIKLFQASRERILLGFALPLVEELITKLQKLPEVSKISPAGSLRRLKETIGDIDILVTGKNGRKIIDYFVHLPQVKEILAAGETKGSIITEDGIQVDVRVVEEESFGAALQYFTGSKAHNIKLREMAKKKGLKINEYGVFKGEERIGGKNEEDVYLSLDLPWIPPELREDLGEIEQASNLPQLVQLDDIQGDIHIHTNYSDGSSSIEDIARYAKSLGYKYIAICDHSQSVKYAGGLTADELLHQIEEIRRLNEKIGGIKILAGNEVDIKPDGTLDYPDKILEQLDIVVAAIHMGFKHNVTERICRAMEHPLVDIISHPTGRLIGTREGYEIDLEKILQKASQTQTVLEINSYYERLDLNDINCRRAKEFGCKFVIDTDAHHFQQLWMMKLGVGVARRAGLTKDIIINTQPLSRFLLDIVAK